A genome region from Pygocentrus nattereri isolate fPygNat1 chromosome 10, fPygNat1.pri, whole genome shotgun sequence includes the following:
- the ero1a gene encoding ERO1-like protein alpha, whose amino-acid sequence MSMKRRRYSFLYTRPPRSSGPAGRFTGLRLQRGEMNLFLLLLALFSVLPGSWARCFCKVTGSLDDCACDVETIDNFNNRNLFTKLQKLLSSDYFRFYKVNLNNPCPFWTDSGHCGLRDCAVKPCTANEVPEGLKSNSHKHSLETSKHTEECEMAEKLGAVNGSLSDETRQALLEWNRHDDEADRFCMHDDEDSPHAQYVDLLLNPERYTGYKGPEAWQIWNSIYEENCFKPYTVQRPLNPLVSSSSESEGKGFYRWLEGLCVEKRAFYRLVSGLHASINVHLSARYLLADSWFERKWGHNVTEFQLRFDEELTKGEGPKRLRNLYFLYLIELRALAKVLPFFERPSFNLYTGQPEQDRENKELLLGLLHMAKSFPLHFDETTLFAGDKKEAAKLKDDFKLTFKNISRIMDCVGCFKCRLWGKLQTQGLGTALKILFSEKQIETLPQSSSSKPSFQLNRQEIVSLFNAFGRLSTSIRELENFRTLLSELKTEL is encoded by the exons ATGAGTATGAAAAGACGTAGATACAGCTTTCTGTACACACGCCCTCCTCGAAGCTCTGG ACCAGCTGGCCGCTTTACTGGGCTGAGGCTCCAACGGGGAGAAATGAACCTGTTTCTGCTTCTGCTCGCTCTGTTTAGCGTCCTTCCAGGCAGCTGGGCGAGATGTTTCTGCAAA GTCACAGGCAGCCTGGATGACTGTGCCTGTGATGTAGAAACTATTGACAACTTCAACAACAGGAACCTCTTCACTAAACTCCAGAAGCTCCTCTCCTCTGATTATTTCAGGTTCTATAAG GTGAATCTGAATAACCCGTGTCCATTCTGGACAGACAGTGGACACTGTGGGCTCAGGGACTGCGCTGTTAAACCCTGCACAGCT aATGAAGTGCCCGAGGGGCTGAAATCCAACAGtcacaag CATTCATTagagaccagcaaacacacggAGGAGTGTGAAATGGCAGAGAAGCTCGGAGCCGTCAACGGCTCTCTGAG TGATGAAACCCGACAGGCTCTCCTGGAGTGGAACAGGCACGACGATGAGGCCGACCGGTTCTGCATGCATGATG ATGAAGACTCTCCACATGCGCAGTATGTGGACCTTCTGCTGAACCCTGAACGATACACTGGGTATAAGGGTCCTGAGGCGTGGCAGATATGGAACAGTATATATGAAGAGAACTGTTTCAA ACCGTATACAGTTCAAAGACCCCTGAATCCCCTGGTATCAAGCAGCA GTGAGAGTGAAG GAAAGGGATTCTACAGGTGGTTGGAAG GTCTGTGTGTGGAGAAGAGAGCTTTCTATAGACTTGTTTCTGGACTACACGCCAGTATAAACGTCCACCTGAGCGCAAGATACCTGCTGGCCG ACAGCTGGTTCGAGAGGAAGTGGGGGCATAACGTCACCGAGTTCCAGCTGAGGTTTGATGAAGAGCTGACGAAAGGGGAGGGGCCTAAACGGCTCCGTAATCTCTACTTCCTCTATCTGATTGAGCTCCGAGCGCTGGCTAAAGTCCTTCCTTTCTTCGAGCGCCCCTCCTTCAACCTGTACACCGGCCAGCCAGAGCAGGACAGGGAGAATAAAGAGCTGCTGCTGGGGCTCCTCCACATGGCCAA ATCTTTCCCACTGCATTTTGATGAAACCACACTGTTTGCTGGTGACAAGAAGGAAGCAGCTAAACTAAAA GATGACTTCAAGCTGACGTTTAAAAACATCTCCAGGATCATGGACTGTGTGGGATGCTTTAAGTGTAGGCTTTGGGGCAAGCTGCAG ACACAGGGTTTGGGTACAGCTCTGAAGATTCTGTTCTCGGAGAAGCAGATTGAGACTCTGCCTCAGTCCAGCAGCTCCAAACCCTCATTCCAGCTCAACCGGCAGGAGATCGTCTCACTCTTTAACGCCTTTGGGAG ACTCTCCACGAGCATCAGAGAACTGGAGAACTTCAGGACGCTGTTATCAGAACTCAAAACTGAGCTGTAA